The sequence below is a genomic window from Verrucomicrobiia bacterium.
TTCGGATTTTGGCGGATTCGGCGCAGGACCTGGCCGATATAAGTGGGAAAGAGATTTTTAAACGCGACGTGCTTGCGCGGGCGGCGGATGAGCTTGTCCCGCAGCCACTGGCCCGGCCCGGCGCCTAAATAATGGAATGGGGCAAAATCATGCCCGCCCCAGGGAGACAGCCAATTGGTCCAGCTCAAGTAAAGCTTGCCGCCGGGAGCAAGCATCATGTGGGAAGAATCCAGGAAGCGATTAGGCTCGGACAAATGTTCGAAGACATTCGAACAAATGACCAGGTCGTATTCGCCAAGGGCGGCCAGATTATCCCGGTCGATATTGAATTTGCGGAAAGGGGCATTGGCGAGTTCGGGCAGCAGGAAGTTCTCTTCATCGGCGAAAGTGACCTGGCACCCGCGCTTGACGAGTTCCGCGCCGAAGACGCCGTGGCCGCAGCCGAGGTCCAGCGCGCGGGTTTGGGGTCCGAGGGTGATGCCACATTGTTCGAGCCATCGGATGGCATCGCGCGCCTGGAGCAGGTAGAACTCCGGGTCATCGCCATATTTAAAGAAACGGGCCAGCAGCTTGTGCAGGATCACGGCGGGCAAAGTCAGTCAGAACCGCTGGGCCAAGGCAAGAGGATTTGGCTCATGAGGGCTAACGCAAACTACCGGAAGAAAGGATGGACAACTTGGGTGCCATTAACGCTGTCAGCCATTGCGTTTTGGAGTGCGGCGGCAAGCGCAGCGCGACGCCGCTTTGGATGGCCGCCGAGCGCCGCAGTATCAAAAGCGCCGCCGCCGCTGTGTTTTGCCGGCGCGCCCCAGGAAAGCCTTCATGCGGTGTGAATTGATCAATTGATCGATGTGTTTTGTCATACCCTTCAAGCCCTTCAACTTTGCGGCCTTGACGCCGCGGCGGGCTAATAGGAAACTCCATCGCCTTGATTCCCCGCAGGTAAGCCGGTCTGCCGAGCAGATGGCAGCAAGTCGAGGCGGGCACAAAGATGACAACGAACGAACCGACCATTAACCCAGCGGGACCGCCGAACGAAGGTCGAAGGCTCAACGTCGGCTGCGGAACCGATATTCGCCCCGGCTGGACCAATCTGGATGTCGTCGATTACGGCGGCAACCAAATCACCGACCTCAACAAATATCCATGGCCTTTTCCGGACAATCATTTCGATTTCATCCTCTGCTCGCACATCCTCG
It includes:
- a CDS encoding methyltransferase domain-containing protein, with protein sequence MILHKLLARFFKYGDDPEFYLLQARDAIRWLEQCGITLGPQTRALDLGCGHGVFGAELVKRGCQVTFADEENFLLPELANAPFRKFNIDRDNLAALGEYDLVICSNVFEHLSEPNRFLDSSHMMLAPGGKLYLSWTNWLSPWGGHDFAPFHYLGAGPGQWLRDKLIRRPRKHVAFKNLFPTYIGQVLRRIRQNPNLALLEGAPRYYTEFSFLIHVPVAREFLAWNCALLLGRKSPAEH